From Planococcus halocryophilus, the proteins below share one genomic window:
- a CDS encoding acyl-CoA thioesterase has protein sequence MYISEKEIEIRYAETDQMGVVYHANYIIWLEIGRTKLIEDIGFTYAGMEKDGYISPVMDISIQYKAALRYGQKAFVRTWVEEHGRLRTKYGYEIVHEDGTIAATALSEHVVVKKETFRPVSIQKVFPEWHKKYEEIKKQVPDGVRN, from the coding sequence ATGTACATAAGTGAGAAAGAAATTGAAATCCGTTACGCAGAAACGGATCAGATGGGCGTTGTTTATCACGCCAATTACATCATATGGTTAGAAATAGGACGTACTAAATTGATTGAAGATATAGGATTTACGTATGCAGGTATGGAGAAAGACGGCTATATATCACCTGTCATGGATATTTCCATTCAATATAAAGCAGCTTTACGTTACGGCCAAAAAGCGTTTGTTCGCACGTGGGTAGAAGAGCATGGGCGTTTGCGGACAAAATACGGCTATGAAATTGTCCACGAAGATGGAACAATCGCTGCTACTGCTTTATCTGAACATGTTGTTGTAAAAAAAGAAACTTTTCGTCCAGTATCCATCCAAAAAGTCTTCCCAGAATGGCATAAAAAATACGAAGAAATTAAAAAGCAGGTTCCTGATGGCGTTCGGAATTAA
- the plsY gene encoding glycerol-3-phosphate 1-O-acyltransferase PlsY yields MTILLPLLLAYLLGSIPSALWVGKLFYKTDIRTQGSGNLGATNTFRTLGKKAGIAVTILDILKGTAATLIPLFIATDIHPLVFGVLAVIGHIFPVFAKFKGGKAVATSGGILIGYQWPLFIMAVAVFLIALKITKMVSLSSIILAVVFIIYITIYAIFSADYLFMSVIYLLALFIIFRHRANIARIRAGTEPKISWM; encoded by the coding sequence ATGACTATACTGCTTCCCCTACTATTAGCTTACTTGCTTGGCTCGATTCCTTCTGCCTTATGGGTTGGAAAACTGTTCTACAAAACTGATATCCGTACGCAAGGAAGTGGCAATTTAGGAGCTACGAACACGTTTCGGACGCTCGGAAAAAAAGCTGGAATTGCGGTAACAATTTTAGATATTTTAAAAGGAACAGCTGCTACGTTGATTCCGCTCTTTATCGCTACTGATATCCACCCGTTAGTGTTTGGTGTGTTAGCGGTTATCGGACATATTTTTCCGGTATTTGCTAAGTTTAAAGGCGGTAAAGCAGTTGCCACGTCTGGCGGTATCCTGATTGGTTATCAATGGCCACTATTCATTATGGCTGTCGCTGTGTTTTTGATTGCATTAAAAATCACAAAAATGGTATCATTATCATCAATTATCTTAGCAGTCGTTTTTATCATTTATATTACCATTTATGCAATTTTTTCAGCAGATTACTTGTTTATGTCGGTCATTTATCTATTGGCGCTATTCATTATTTTCCGCCACCGCGCCAATATTGCTCGAATACGAGCTGGCACTGAACCAAAAATCAGCTGGATGTAA
- a CDS encoding HesB/YadR/YfhF family protein: protein MQINISNDALDWFKKEMEVTPGEAVRFFVRYGGSSKLQPGFSLGVTKDQPYEIAAEVEQDKVTYFIEQTDAWYFDGHNLDVSVNDDLHELDYSYTK, encoded by the coding sequence ATGCAAATTAACATTAGCAACGACGCTCTCGATTGGTTTAAAAAGGAAATGGAAGTAACACCTGGAGAAGCTGTACGCTTTTTCGTTCGTTATGGTGGCTCAAGCAAGTTGCAACCAGGTTTTTCACTAGGTGTTACGAAAGATCAACCGTATGAAATAGCGGCAGAAGTAGAACAAGATAAAGTGACTTATTTTATCGAACAAACCGATGCTTGGTATTTTGACGGTCATAATCTTGACGTTAGTGTTAACGATGACTTACACGAACTTGATTATTCATACACAAAATAA
- the acnA gene encoding aconitate hydratase AcnA: MAKSSLHNSRTSFELNDKTYNYYRLAALEEAGIAKVSRLPYSIKVLLESVLRQHDGYVINDEHVEELAKWGKDANKEAEVPFKPSRVILQDFTGVPVVVDLAALRSAMAEMGGDPNKINPEIPVDLVIDHSVQVDNYGTQDSLRINMELEFERNAERYQFLSWAQKAYDNYRAVPPATGIVHQVNLEYLANVVHAVENTDGTFETFPDTLFGTDSHTTMINGIGVLGWGVGGIEAEAGMLGQPSYFPIPEVIGVKMTGELPNGATATDLALKVTQTLRKKGVVGKFVEFFGPGVTSLPLADRATIANMAPEYGATCGFFPVDEEALDYMRLTARDEEQIAVTKKYLQANDMFFTVDNEDPIYTDLVEIDLSDIEPNLAGPKRPQDLIPLSQMKTEFNKAVTGEEGPHGFALDEAEIEKTATVNFKDGRSVEMKTGALAIAAITSCTNTSNPYVMLGAGLVAKKAVEKGLTPPAYVKTSLAPGSKVVTGYLNDSGLLDYMNQIGFNLVGYGCTTCIGNSGPLLPEIEEAILDNDLLVSSVLSGNRNFEGRIHPLVKANYLASPMLVVAYALAGTVDIDFAVDPIGKDKEGKDVFFKDIWPTTEEIKKTVKETVTPELFRKEYEHVFNENEAWNAIETNDDSLYEFDSTSTYIQNPPFFEGLSKEPAPIEALSDLRVVAKFADSITTDHISPAGAIGKDTPAGLYLRENGVEPRNFNSYGSRRGNHEVMMRGTFANIRIRNQVAPGTTGGYTTFWPTGETMAIYDAAMKYQEQGTGLVVLTGKDYGMGSSRDWAAKGTFLLGIKTVIAESYERIHRSNLVMMGVLPLQFVNGESADSLGLTGRETISVNLTDDVKPRDLLTVTATAEDGKVTEFQVLARFDSEVEVDYFRHGGILQMVLRNKLLEV; this comes from the coding sequence ATGGCAAAGAGCAGTTTGCACAACAGCCGCACTTCTTTTGAGCTAAATGACAAAACGTATAACTATTATCGTTTAGCTGCATTAGAAGAAGCAGGTATCGCTAAAGTATCACGCCTACCTTATTCGATTAAAGTTCTATTGGAATCCGTATTGCGTCAGCACGACGGATATGTCATCAATGACGAGCACGTTGAAGAATTAGCAAAATGGGGCAAAGATGCTAACAAAGAAGCAGAAGTTCCATTCAAGCCTTCACGCGTTATCCTACAAGATTTTACAGGAGTACCAGTAGTAGTTGATTTGGCTGCACTTCGTTCAGCAATGGCTGAAATGGGTGGAGATCCAAACAAAATCAACCCTGAAATTCCAGTTGATCTTGTAATTGACCACTCGGTACAAGTTGATAACTATGGTACACAAGATTCACTTCGCATCAACATGGAACTTGAATTTGAGCGCAACGCTGAGCGTTACCAGTTCCTTAGCTGGGCTCAAAAAGCATACGATAACTACCGTGCTGTTCCACCTGCAACAGGTATCGTTCACCAAGTAAACCTTGAGTACTTGGCAAACGTTGTTCATGCTGTTGAAAACACAGACGGCACATTTGAAACCTTCCCTGATACATTGTTCGGTACAGATTCCCATACAACAATGATCAACGGAATCGGTGTTCTTGGATGGGGCGTTGGCGGTATCGAAGCTGAAGCAGGAATGCTTGGACAACCTTCATACTTCCCAATTCCAGAAGTTATCGGCGTTAAAATGACGGGTGAACTTCCAAACGGAGCAACGGCTACTGATTTGGCATTAAAAGTTACTCAAACATTACGTAAAAAAGGCGTAGTTGGTAAATTTGTTGAGTTCTTCGGCCCTGGCGTTACATCATTGCCACTTGCTGACCGCGCAACAATTGCGAACATGGCTCCAGAATACGGTGCAACTTGCGGTTTCTTCCCAGTTGACGAAGAAGCACTTGATTACATGCGTTTAACTGCACGTGATGAAGAGCAAATCGCTGTAACGAAAAAATATTTACAAGCAAACGACATGTTCTTCACTGTAGATAACGAAGATCCAATCTACACGGACTTAGTGGAAATTGATCTTTCGGATATCGAACCAAACCTTGCAGGACCTAAACGTCCACAAGATTTGATTCCTTTATCTCAAATGAAAACTGAGTTCAACAAAGCTGTTACAGGCGAAGAAGGACCTCATGGTTTTGCGCTTGATGAAGCTGAAATTGAAAAAACGGCAACAGTTAACTTTAAAGACGGTAGATCTGTTGAGATGAAGACCGGCGCATTAGCAATTGCAGCTATCACATCTTGTACAAATACTTCTAACCCATACGTAATGCTTGGTGCTGGATTAGTAGCGAAAAAAGCAGTAGAAAAAGGATTAACTCCACCTGCTTACGTGAAAACTTCATTAGCTCCAGGATCTAAAGTTGTTACAGGTTACTTGAACGATTCTGGTTTATTGGATTACATGAACCAAATCGGCTTTAACTTAGTAGGATACGGCTGTACGACTTGTATCGGTAACTCAGGTCCATTGCTTCCAGAAATCGAAGAAGCAATTCTTGATAACGATTTACTAGTTTCTTCTGTATTGTCTGGTAACCGTAACTTTGAAGGACGTATTCACCCACTTGTTAAAGCAAACTACTTGGCATCTCCAATGTTAGTTGTTGCTTATGCTCTTGCTGGTACTGTGGATATCGACTTTGCAGTTGATCCAATCGGTAAGGACAAAGAAGGTAAAGACGTCTTCTTCAAAGACATCTGGCCAACAACTGAAGAAATCAAGAAAACAGTTAAAGAAACGGTTACTCCAGAATTGTTCCGTAAAGAATACGAGCACGTATTTAACGAGAACGAAGCATGGAATGCAATTGAAACGAACGACGATTCTTTATATGAGTTCGATTCTACATCAACTTATATCCAAAACCCGCCGTTCTTTGAAGGTCTTTCAAAAGAGCCAGCTCCAATCGAAGCATTATCTGACCTTCGCGTAGTTGCGAAATTCGCAGATTCTATCACGACTGACCACATTTCACCAGCTGGTGCAATTGGTAAAGATACGCCAGCAGGTCTATACCTTCGTGAAAATGGCGTTGAGCCTCGTAACTTTAACTCTTACGGATCTCGTCGTGGTAATCATGAAGTCATGATGCGCGGAACATTCGCTAACATTCGTATCCGTAACCAAGTAGCTCCAGGAACAACTGGTGGTTACACAACTTTCTGGCCAACGGGCGAAACAATGGCAATTTACGATGCAGCTATGAAGTATCAGGAACAAGGCACAGGACTTGTTGTCTTGACTGGTAAAGATTACGGCATGGGCTCTTCTCGTGACTGGGCAGCTAAAGGAACATTCCTTTTAGGCATTAAAACAGTTATCGCAGAAAGCTATGAGCGTATTCACCGTTCAAACCTAGTGATGATGGGTGTTCTACCGTTGCAATTTGTTAACGGTGAAAGCGCAGATTCTCTTGGATTGACTGGACGCGAAACAATCAGCGTTAACTTGACTGATGACGTGAAACCACGCGATCTTCTTACTGTTACAGCTACTGCTGAAGACGGTAAAGTAACTGAGTTCCAAGTATTAGCCCGTTTTGATTCTGAAGTAGAAGTAGATTACTTCCGTCACGGCGGTATCTTACAAATGGTGCTACGTAACAAATTACTAGAAGTATAA
- the parE gene encoding DNA topoisomerase IV subunit B yields MAKIQNTAYNEEAIQVLEGLDAVRKRPGMYIGSTDTRGLHHLVYEIVDNSVDEALAGHGDKISVTIHEDNSISVRDFGRGMPTGMHRSGKPTPEVILTVLHAGGKFGQGGYKTSGGLHGVGASVVNALSSFLEVTIYRDGKKYLQRFENGGKPVTTLEEFGSTKETGTMIHFLPDESIFSVSKYNYETLSERLRESAFLLKGLKIELFDQRTEAKDVFHYETGIEAFVSYLNEEKDVLHPVAYIEGQQDEMEIEFSFQFNDGYSETILSFVNNVRTRDGGTHETGAKAAMTRVFNDYARKINLLKDKDKNLEGSDIREGVAAIVSVRIPEALLQFEGQTKSKLGTSEARSIVDSVVSQKLMYFLEENAELSASLVRKAIRAAQARLAARKAREDARNGKKRKKSDALLSGKLTPAQSRNAKKNELYLVEGDSAGGSAKQGRDRTFQAILPLRGKVVNTEKAKLEEIMKNEEISTIIHAIGGGVSSDFSIDDIAYNKIIIMTDADTDGAHIQVLLLTFFFRYMKPLIEAGKVFIALPPLYKVSKGLGKKEVIDYAWTEADLDASIKKVGKGYTLQRYKGLGEMNADQLWETTMNPETRTLIRVTIEDSARAERGITTLMGDKVEPRRRWIENNVDFGLEEDSNILENDLIHAEEELV; encoded by the coding sequence ATGGCTAAAATTCAAAATACGGCATACAACGAAGAAGCAATTCAAGTACTCGAAGGCTTAGATGCCGTTAGAAAACGTCCGGGTATGTATATCGGTTCGACAGACACTCGTGGACTGCATCATTTGGTCTATGAAATTGTTGACAACTCGGTCGATGAAGCGCTTGCAGGACACGGAGATAAAATTTCCGTTACGATTCACGAAGATAATAGCATCAGTGTTCGGGATTTTGGACGTGGCATGCCTACAGGAATGCACCGAAGTGGGAAACCTACGCCAGAAGTTATCTTGACCGTGCTACATGCTGGAGGAAAATTTGGTCAAGGCGGCTATAAAACAAGTGGTGGACTTCACGGTGTTGGCGCTTCTGTTGTGAATGCTTTGTCCAGCTTTTTAGAAGTGACGATTTATCGCGATGGCAAAAAATATCTTCAGCGCTTTGAAAATGGTGGAAAGCCTGTTACGACCTTAGAAGAATTTGGCTCCACAAAAGAAACAGGGACAATGATTCATTTCTTACCTGATGAATCTATTTTTTCTGTTTCAAAATACAATTATGAAACCCTTTCTGAGCGGTTGCGCGAATCTGCCTTCTTGTTAAAAGGGTTAAAAATTGAGCTATTCGATCAACGAACAGAAGCGAAAGACGTTTTTCATTACGAAACTGGGATTGAAGCCTTTGTTTCTTACTTAAACGAAGAAAAAGACGTGCTTCATCCGGTAGCGTATATTGAAGGGCAACAAGATGAAATGGAGATCGAATTTTCATTCCAGTTTAATGATGGTTATTCTGAGACCATTTTATCGTTTGTTAACAACGTCCGTACACGTGACGGGGGGACACATGAAACCGGTGCAAAAGCAGCGATGACACGTGTTTTCAACGATTACGCTCGAAAAATCAACTTGCTAAAAGACAAAGATAAAAACTTAGAAGGCTCTGATATTCGTGAAGGAGTGGCAGCGATTGTATCAGTCCGCATTCCAGAAGCTTTACTGCAATTTGAAGGGCAAACGAAAAGCAAACTAGGCACAAGTGAAGCGCGCAGTATCGTGGATTCAGTTGTTTCTCAAAAACTAATGTACTTTTTGGAAGAAAACGCAGAACTTAGCGCGTCGTTAGTTCGAAAAGCCATTCGTGCAGCACAAGCACGTTTAGCCGCACGAAAAGCAAGAGAAGATGCGCGGAACGGTAAAAAACGCAAAAAATCAGATGCCTTGTTATCAGGTAAACTGACGCCTGCACAATCGCGTAACGCTAAAAAGAATGAGCTTTACTTAGTAGAGGGTGACTCTGCCGGCGGTTCTGCAAAGCAAGGACGCGACAGAACATTCCAGGCAATTTTGCCGCTACGCGGAAAAGTTGTAAATACTGAAAAAGCGAAACTCGAAGAAATTATGAAAAATGAAGAGATATCGACGATAATTCATGCCATTGGTGGCGGCGTTTCTTCTGACTTTTCGATCGATGACATCGCTTATAACAAAATTATTATCATGACCGATGCGGATACAGATGGTGCGCATATTCAAGTACTTCTTTTAACATTCTTTTTCCGTTATATGAAGCCTTTGATTGAAGCAGGGAAAGTGTTTATCGCACTTCCGCCATTGTATAAAGTATCTAAAGGACTTGGCAAAAAAGAAGTAATTGATTACGCATGGACTGAAGCTGACCTTGATGCCTCTATCAAAAAAGTAGGAAAAGGTTATACACTTCAACGCTATAAAGGTTTGGGTGAGATGAACGCGGATCAATTATGGGAAACAACGATGAACCCTGAAACTCGCACATTAATCCGTGTGACGATTGAAGACAGTGCACGTGCAGAGCGCGGTATCACAACACTAATGGGTGATAAAGTAGAACCACGTCGTCGCTGGATTGAAAATAATGTCGACTTCGGACTTGAAGAAGATAGTAATATTCTAGAAAATGATTTGATTCACGCTGAGGAGGAACTTGTATGA
- a CDS encoding CoA-binding protein: MENPSRNEIKNVLDQAKTIAVVGLSPNPSRTSYVVSEAMKRAGYRIIPVNPLADTVMGEKSYARLSDIPEKVDIVNVFRRSEFLEDIADEFMKIDCPVFWTQLNVIDENVFNRLTDAGVTVIMDRCIKVEYAILK, from the coding sequence TTGGAAAATCCTAGCCGCAACGAAATCAAAAATGTACTCGACCAAGCAAAAACAATAGCAGTGGTCGGGCTTAGTCCAAATCCTAGCCGAACGTCTTATGTCGTATCAGAAGCTATGAAGCGCGCAGGTTATCGGATCATCCCAGTAAATCCTTTAGCAGATACGGTAATGGGTGAGAAAAGCTATGCCCGGTTGAGCGATATCCCAGAAAAAGTAGATATCGTTAATGTTTTTAGACGCAGCGAGTTTCTAGAAGATATCGCAGATGAATTTATGAAAATCGATTGTCCGGTTTTTTGGACACAATTAAATGTAATAGATGAGAACGTATTTAATCGTTTGACTGATGCAGGGGTTACAGTCATTATGGATCGTTGCATCAAAGTGGAATACGCCATTCTAAAATAG